One window of Dechloromonas sp. ZY10 genomic DNA carries:
- the dksA gene encoding RNA polymerase-binding protein DksA codes for MAEDLLHKHFTPYEPKAGEDYMSAKQLAHFRKILETLKKELSEDIDRTVHTMQDEATVFADPNDRASQETDMAIELRNRDRERKLIKKIDETLARIDGDDYGYCDKCGVEIGIKRLEARPTATLCIDCKTLEELKEKQMAK; via the coding sequence ATGGCAGAAGACCTGCTCCACAAGCATTTCACCCCCTACGAACCAAAGGCGGGCGAAGACTACATGAGCGCCAAGCAGCTGGCACATTTCCGGAAGATTCTCGAAACCCTGAAAAAGGAATTGAGCGAGGACATCGACCGCACCGTCCATACCATGCAGGACGAAGCAACGGTCTTTGCCGACCCCAACGACCGGGCCAGCCAGGAAACCGACATGGCGATCGAACTGCGCAACCGCGACCGCGAACGGAAGCTGATCAAGAAGATCGACGAGACGCTCGCACGCATTGACGGCGACGATTACGGCTACTGCGACAAGTGCGGCGTCGAAATCGGCATCAAGCGCCTGGAAGCCCGCCCGACGGCCACCCTGTGCATCGACTGCAAGACCCTTGAAGAACTCAAGGAAAAGCAGATGGCCAAGTAA
- a CDS encoding methyl-accepting chemotaxis protein has protein sequence MTIAKRLGLLVLVSLISLLGLGVFSLAQIARINTGVEITNHNFLPSLQQLEKMQVAFLRARPPLLTHLIKISQEEKAADEKRFRGRVAELEQAFLDYEKHLVSDEDRRYLQNSRKLVQEYLIGADKVLELSRQGNLAAATQAVTAQRTVIDSISKNLMDHSAYNHHLANEQAALSEKIGRQAVWVVGGGLLVAGLLVAGIGFLMYRQVTGALAQMVDTMGQVEKNLDFTQRADASGRDEVALAISAFNRLIGRIQESFREIAAHSQQVHGTAARVATAAGQMSQASAQQSESASSMAATIEQMTVSINHVADRAQSANQQVASAGNLARDGERIINSTVASIHEVAARVEQASVQIAELEVQSDQVNNVVAVIKEVAEQTNLLALNAAIEAARAGEQGRGFAVVADEVRKLAERTALSTQEIAATISAMQHNAKAAVSGVRAVVGDVETGVGSAEQANQAIQQIGTGSSEAVELVGEITDAIREQSMASTSIAQQVERIAQMAEENSAAASATADSAFELATNADKMQAIISAYRI, from the coding sequence ATGACTATTGCCAAACGCCTGGGGCTGTTGGTGCTTGTTTCCTTAATCAGCTTGCTCGGCCTTGGGGTGTTCAGTCTGGCTCAGATTGCCAGGATCAATACCGGGGTTGAGATCACCAATCATAATTTTTTGCCCAGCCTTCAACAGCTGGAAAAAATGCAGGTTGCGTTCCTGCGTGCCCGCCCTCCTTTGCTCACCCATTTGATCAAAATTTCGCAAGAAGAAAAGGCGGCCGATGAGAAACGCTTCCGGGGACGGGTTGCCGAGCTTGAGCAAGCCTTTCTGGACTATGAAAAGCATCTGGTTTCGGATGAGGATCGACGCTACCTGCAGAACAGCCGGAAACTTGTCCAAGAATATTTAATTGGCGCAGACAAAGTTTTGGAATTATCTCGCCAGGGAAATCTGGCAGCCGCTACCCAGGCCGTCACTGCACAGCGTACAGTCATCGACAGCATTTCAAAAAACCTGATGGATCACTCGGCGTATAACCATCACCTGGCCAACGAACAAGCCGCCCTGTCGGAAAAGATCGGCCGCCAGGCGGTGTGGGTTGTCGGAGGCGGGCTGCTGGTCGCTGGGCTGCTGGTCGCCGGGATCGGATTCCTGATGTACCGGCAGGTGACCGGGGCGCTGGCGCAGATGGTCGATACCATGGGGCAGGTTGAGAAGAATCTCGATTTCACACAGCGTGCCGATGCCTCGGGGCGGGATGAAGTGGCGCTGGCCATTAGCGCCTTCAATCGCCTGATCGGGCGGATTCAGGAGAGCTTCCGCGAAATTGCTGCGCACAGTCAGCAAGTGCATGGCACCGCCGCCCGGGTGGCAACGGCGGCGGGACAGATGTCGCAGGCCTCCGCGCAGCAGAGTGAATCGGCATCGAGCATGGCAGCGACGATCGAGCAAATGACGGTCAGCATCAACCATGTCGCAGACCGCGCGCAGTCGGCCAACCAGCAGGTGGCAAGCGCCGGCAATCTGGCACGCGACGGCGAGCGCATCATCAATTCCACGGTAGCCAGCATCCACGAGGTCGCCGCCCGGGTTGAGCAGGCCTCGGTACAGATTGCCGAACTCGAAGTGCAGAGCGATCAAGTCAATAACGTGGTGGCAGTGATCAAGGAAGTGGCTGAGCAGACCAATCTGCTGGCGCTCAATGCCGCGATTGAGGCTGCCCGGGCCGGCGAGCAGGGACGCGGGTTTGCGGTGGTAGCCGACGAGGTGCGCAAGCTGGCAGAACGCACCGCACTATCAACGCAGGAAATTGCCGCCACCATCAGCGCCATGCAGCACAACGCCAAGGCGGCAGTCAGCGGCGTCCGTGCGGTGGTCGGCGATGTCGAGACCGGGGTGGGCAGTGCCGAACAAGCCAACCAGGCGATTCAGCAGATCGGTACCGGCTCGTCCGAGGCGGTCGAACTGGTGGGCGAAATCACCGACGCGATCCGCGAGCAGAGCATGGCCAGCACATCAATCGCCCAGCAGGTCGAGCGGATCGCCCAGATGGCCGAAGAGAACAGCGCAGCGGCCAGCGCCACGGCCGATTCGGCTTTTGAACTGGCAACTAATGCGGACAAGATGCAGGCGATCATTTCTGCTTACAGAATTTGA
- the hpnC gene encoding squalene synthase HpnC, translating into MPVDHYENFPVASLLVPARLRRPIEVIYRFARSADDLADEGDAGPEQRLQALAAYRAELDLIGAGEMPETALFRDLAGVISEFSLPLQLFRDLLDAFAQDVVKKRYADYPELLDYCRRSANPVGRLVLHLFGRTEPEHLEQSDCICTALQLINFWQDVAVDWEKERVYIPQTDFPHFRVGEAEIAAGRVTPAWSALMDFEIDRATALMRRGLPLVHALPGRLGWEIRLTIQGGLRILERIRRVRGDVFTQRPKLGARDWLVIAVRTFGM; encoded by the coding sequence ATGCCGGTCGATCACTACGAAAACTTCCCCGTTGCCTCCTTGCTGGTACCGGCGCGTCTGCGTCGGCCGATCGAGGTAATCTATCGTTTTGCACGCAGCGCCGATGACCTGGCCGACGAGGGCGATGCCGGCCCCGAGCAGCGGCTGCAGGCACTGGCCGCCTACCGTGCGGAACTGGACCTGATTGGTGCTGGCGAGATGCCCGAGACGGCGCTGTTTCGCGATCTGGCCGGAGTGATCAGCGAATTCTCGCTGCCGCTGCAATTGTTTCGTGATCTGCTCGATGCTTTTGCCCAGGATGTGGTGAAAAAGCGTTACGCCGATTATCCGGAGTTGCTCGACTACTGCCGCCGTTCGGCCAACCCCGTCGGGCGCCTGGTGCTGCATCTGTTTGGCCGCACCGAGCCTGAGCATCTGGAACAGTCGGACTGTATCTGCACCGCCTTGCAACTGATCAATTTCTGGCAGGACGTTGCGGTCGACTGGGAAAAAGAGCGGGTTTACATCCCGCAAACCGATTTCCCGCATTTTCGTGTCGGCGAAGCCGAGATCGCCGCCGGCCGGGTTACCCCGGCGTGGTCGGCGCTGATGGATTTCGAGATCGACCGCGCCACAGCGCTGATGCGGCGCGGCCTGCCGCTGGTGCATGCACTGCCCGGCCGCCTCGGCTGGGAAATCCGCCTGACCATCCAGGGCGGGCTGCGCATCCTCGAACGCATCCGCCGCGTGCGCGGCGACGTTTTCACCCAACGCCCCAAACTGGGGGCTCGCGACTGGCTGGTGATTGCCGTTCGCACTTTCGGAATGTAA
- the hpnD gene encoding presqualene diphosphate synthase HpnD gives MTPDQYCQDKCAASGSSFYYSFLFLPLERRRAIMALYAFCREVDDVVDECNDPALASTKLVWWRQEVARITDGQPQHPVGLALQAVNRSIPLPGEQLLEIIDGMEMDLLQSRYLDFKGLSLYCYRVASVVGLLAAQIFGYSERQTQKYAHDLGMAFQLTNIIRDIGEDARRGRIYIPMDELKQFNVPAADILNGRYSDNFSALMQFQYERAEHYYEQAFSHLPKVDRKSQRPGLIMAAIYRTLLDEIRREKFQVLHQRISLPPTRKLWLAAKTWIKG, from the coding sequence ATGACGCCCGACCAGTACTGCCAGGATAAATGCGCCGCCAGCGGCTCGTCGTTCTATTACAGCTTCCTCTTTCTGCCGCTGGAGCGCCGGCGCGCGATCATGGCGCTCTACGCCTTCTGCCGCGAGGTCGACGACGTGGTTGACGAATGCAACGACCCGGCGCTGGCCTCGACCAAGCTGGTCTGGTGGCGCCAGGAAGTTGCCCGGATCACCGACGGGCAGCCGCAGCATCCGGTCGGGCTGGCCTTGCAGGCAGTCAACCGCAGCATTCCGCTGCCGGGCGAACAACTGCTGGAAATCATCGACGGCATGGAGATGGACCTGCTGCAGTCGCGCTATCTCGACTTCAAGGGCCTGTCGCTGTACTGCTACCGGGTCGCCAGCGTCGTCGGCCTGCTCGCGGCGCAGATTTTCGGCTACAGCGAACGGCAGACGCAGAAATACGCGCACGATCTCGGGATGGCGTTCCAGCTGACCAACATCATCCGCGATATTGGCGAGGATGCGCGGCGTGGCCGGATCTATATCCCGATGGACGAACTGAAGCAATTCAACGTCCCCGCCGCCGACATCCTCAATGGCCGCTACTCGGACAATTTCAGCGCGCTGATGCAGTTCCAGTACGAGCGCGCCGAGCACTACTACGAGCAGGCGTTTTCGCATTTACCCAAGGTTGACCGTAAAAGTCAGCGTCCGGGCCTGATCATGGCCGCGATTTATCGCACCCTGCTCGACGAAATCCGCCGCGAGAAATTCCAGGTCCTGCACCAGCGGATTTCGCTGCCGCCAACGCGCAAGCTGTGGCTGGCGGCCAAAACTTGGATCAAGGGCTAA
- the pnp gene encoding polyribonucleotide nucleotidyltransferase, with amino-acid sequence MFNVVKKTFAYGEHQVTLETGEIARQAGGAVMVSMEETVVLVTVVGAKSAKPGQDFFPLTVDYQEKVYAAGRIPGGFFKREGRPSEKEILTCRLIDRPIRPLFPEGFYNEVQIVATVLSLNPEIDSDIPAMIGASAALAISGIPFAGPIGAARVGYINGQYVLCPTATQLKETQLDLVVAGTEAAVLMVESEAQELPEDVMLGAVVFGHTEMQKAINAINELVEEAGKPEWEWQAPAKDEALLARLKDLVGAKLEEAYSITSKQTRSQTVKAIAADAVAALCTGEEGAPDANTVGNLFFEMEAAIVRGRILSGAPRIDGRDTRTVRPITMRSGVLPRTHGSALFTRGETQALAVATLGTNRDEQIIDALAGEYRDRFMLHYNMPPYATGECGRVGSPKRREIGHGRLAKRALLAVLPKPEDFSYSMRVVSEITESNGSSSMASVCGGCLALMDAGVPLKAHVAGIAMGLIKEGNRFAVLTDILGDEDHLGDMDFKVAGSTTGITALQMDIKIQGITKEIMQVALAQAKDARMHILGLMQEAAAGPREEMSAYAPRLYTFKINPEKIRDVIGKGGAVIRSITEETGTTIDIQDDGTITIAATSGDAAAAARAKIDAITAEVEIGKIYEGTVLKILDFGAIVQVLPGKDGLLHISQIAKERVNKVEDYVKEGQVIRVKVLETDERGRVKLSMKAVAEEEAAAAPAAQ; translated from the coding sequence ATGTTTAATGTCGTGAAAAAGACTTTTGCCTACGGCGAGCATCAGGTCACCCTGGAAACCGGTGAGATTGCGCGTCAGGCCGGCGGCGCCGTGATGGTGTCGATGGAAGAGACGGTTGTTCTGGTGACCGTCGTCGGTGCCAAGAGCGCCAAGCCGGGTCAGGATTTCTTCCCGCTGACCGTTGATTACCAGGAAAAGGTTTATGCTGCCGGCCGTATCCCCGGTGGCTTCTTCAAGCGCGAAGGTCGTCCTTCGGAAAAGGAAATCCTCACCTGCCGCCTGATCGATCGTCCGATCCGTCCGCTGTTCCCGGAAGGCTTTTATAACGAAGTCCAGATCGTCGCCACCGTGCTCTCGCTGAATCCGGAAATTGACTCCGATATTCCGGCGATGATCGGCGCTTCCGCCGCGCTGGCGATTTCCGGCATTCCGTTTGCTGGCCCGATCGGTGCTGCCCGCGTCGGCTACATCAACGGCCAGTACGTGCTCTGCCCGACCGCGACCCAGCTCAAGGAAACCCAGCTGGATCTGGTGGTTGCCGGTACTGAAGCTGCCGTGCTGATGGTTGAATCCGAAGCCCAGGAACTGCCGGAAGACGTGATGCTCGGCGCCGTGGTCTTCGGTCACACCGAAATGCAGAAGGCGATCAACGCGATCAACGAGCTGGTCGAGGAAGCCGGCAAGCCGGAGTGGGAATGGCAAGCCCCGGCCAAGGACGAAGCCCTGCTTGCCCGTCTCAAGGATCTGGTCGGTGCCAAGCTCGAAGAGGCTTACAGCATCACCTCCAAGCAGACGCGTAGCCAGACCGTCAAGGCCATCGCTGCCGACGCCGTTGCTGCACTGTGTACCGGTGAAGAAGGTGCGCCGGACGCTAATACCGTCGGCAACCTGTTCTTCGAAATGGAAGCCGCCATTGTTCGTGGTCGCATCCTCAGCGGCGCCCCGCGTATCGACGGTCGCGACACCCGCACCGTGCGTCCGATCACCATGCGTTCCGGCGTGCTGCCGCGCACCCACGGTTCGGCCCTGTTCACTCGTGGCGAAACCCAGGCGCTGGCTGTGGCTACCCTGGGCACCAACCGCGACGAGCAGATCATCGACGCGCTGGCCGGTGAATACCGCGACCGCTTCATGCTGCATTACAACATGCCTCCGTACGCCACCGGCGAATGCGGTCGCGTCGGTTCGCCGAAGCGTCGCGAAATCGGTCACGGCCGCCTCGCCAAGCGTGCGCTGCTGGCCGTGCTGCCCAAGCCGGAGGATTTCTCCTACTCGATGCGTGTCGTTTCCGAAATCACTGAGTCCAACGGCTCTTCGTCGATGGCTTCGGTCTGCGGCGGCTGCCTGGCGCTGATGGATGCTGGCGTGCCGCTCAAGGCGCACGTCGCCGGCATCGCCATGGGTCTGATCAAGGAGGGTAACCGCTTCGCCGTGCTGACCGACATCCTCGGTGACGAAGATCACCTCGGCGACATGGACTTCAAGGTGGCCGGTTCGACGACCGGTATCACCGCCCTGCAGATGGACATCAAGATCCAGGGGATTACCAAGGAAATCATGCAAGTCGCCCTGGCCCAGGCCAAGGACGCCCGCATGCACATCCTCGGCCTGATGCAGGAAGCTGCTGCCGGCCCGCGTGAGGAAATGTCCGCCTACGCACCGCGCCTCTACACCTTCAAGATCAATCCGGAAAAGATTCGCGACGTGATCGGCAAGGGTGGTGCGGTGATCCGTTCGATCACCGAAGAAACCGGCACCACCATCGACATTCAGGACGACGGCACGATCACCATCGCGGCCACCTCTGGCGATGCTGCCGCTGCTGCCCGGGCCAAGATTGATGCAATTACTGCGGAAGTCGAGATCGGCAAGATCTACGAAGGCACCGTGCTCAAGATTCTCGACTTCGGTGCCATCGTTCAGGTGCTGCCGGGCAAGGATGGTCTGCTGCACATTTCGCAGATTGCCAAGGAGCGCGTCAACAAGGTTGAAGACTACGTCAAGGAAGGCCAGGTCATCCGCGTCAAGGTCCTCGAGACCGACGAGCGCGGTCGCGTCAAGCTGTCGATGAAGGCTGTAGCCGAGGAAGAAGCGGCGGCGGCTCCGGCTGCGCAGTAA
- the truB gene encoding tRNA pseudouridine(55) synthase TruB, translating to MQPKVKKTWKQVDGVLLLDKPIGLSSNDALQKARRLFSAAKGGHTGTLDPLASGLLPLCFGEATKFSADLLDADKTYEAELKLGVETDSGDAEGLVIATATVDVEKSRFLALLPQFTGAIEQVPPMHSALKRDGRPLYELARQGIEVERQPRAVTIHALELLELAGDLARIRVSCSKGTYIRVLAADLGRALGCGAHLTALRRTRVGDLELTGAVTLAELEAQAEEARPSRLAPVDALLSSLPRVELDSAAAERFSHGNPVALAAGLAGKIRVYAAGRLLGVGEPGSDGRLWPKRLVQLAV from the coding sequence ATGCAGCCTAAAGTCAAAAAGACCTGGAAGCAGGTCGACGGCGTCCTGTTGCTCGACAAGCCGATTGGCTTGTCGTCCAACGATGCCTTGCAAAAGGCTCGCCGGCTGTTTTCTGCTGCCAAGGGGGGACATACCGGGACGCTCGATCCGCTGGCTTCCGGCCTGTTGCCCTTGTGTTTTGGCGAGGCGACCAAGTTTTCGGCCGACTTGCTCGATGCCGACAAGACTTACGAAGCCGAACTGAAGCTTGGAGTCGAAACCGACAGCGGCGATGCTGAAGGTCTGGTTATCGCAACGGCCACGGTCGACGTCGAAAAATCCCGATTTCTCGCGCTTTTGCCGCAATTCACCGGGGCGATCGAGCAGGTACCGCCGATGCATTCGGCGCTCAAGCGCGATGGCCGGCCGCTCTACGAACTAGCCCGTCAGGGCATTGAGGTCGAACGACAGCCTCGGGCGGTGACCATTCATGCTCTGGAGTTGCTTGAGCTTGCCGGCGATCTGGCGCGGATTCGCGTCAGCTGCAGCAAGGGGACTTATATCCGGGTGTTGGCCGCCGATCTGGGGCGAGCATTGGGTTGCGGCGCGCATCTGACCGCGCTGCGGCGGACTCGGGTCGGTGATCTGGAGTTGACCGGTGCAGTGACTCTGGCCGAGCTTGAGGCGCAGGCCGAAGAGGCGCGGCCATCCCGCCTGGCACCGGTCGATGCGCTGCTTTCCAGTTTGCCTCGGGTCGAGCTCGACAGTGCGGCCGCCGAACGTTTCAGCCACGGTAATCCGGTGGCCTTGGCGGCTGGTCTGGCCGGGAAAATCCGCGTCTATGCCGCAGGCCGTTTGTTGGGCGTTGGTGAGCCTGGGAGCGACGGGCGTTTATGGCCCAAGCGGCTGGTGCAATTGGCTGTCTGA
- a CDS encoding porin has translation MHKSLLSPLSMALLAGLASPGAQAVSFTHEGVTLDINGTVNGFYVNREEKTTDRRTGASTTKTNSALSNGLLPGWINFVATTQIDEQEIKAHFSFAPGINNNSQVVGLPIGNNANGAGNINPYSQIDTRNVYFQFGNAQWGTLKFGRDIGLFGQNVILSDMTLLGVGGTSNAGIPYNTTFGMIGHGYMYTGFQPQITYSTPKLGGWQAAAGIFQPSNFAGDQTRTPGFQAKVDYDWGGQLPGKVWTGLVSQSTQCTQTPCATQSFTATGFELGGKVKMGNFETLAYAFNGKGLGLSTVGAQFFGGSNNAGNKTDSRGYFLQGTYQWGKTKVGLNFGENRDKDGFALTGAGSSNEIRNRAYTFGVYHALNKMVTLVGEVNQERVSNILDSNKDSRSRTLSIGGILFF, from the coding sequence ATGCACAAATCCCTTCTTTCCCCCCTGAGTATGGCACTGCTTGCCGGCCTCGCCAGCCCCGGCGCTCAGGCAGTCAGCTTCACGCACGAGGGGGTAACCCTCGACATCAATGGCACGGTCAACGGCTTCTACGTCAATCGGGAGGAAAAGACCACCGACCGACGCACCGGCGCCAGCACCACCAAGACCAACAGTGCCCTATCCAATGGCCTGCTGCCAGGCTGGATCAATTTTGTCGCCACGACGCAAATTGATGAGCAGGAAATCAAAGCGCATTTCAGCTTCGCGCCGGGAATCAACAACAACTCGCAAGTAGTCGGCCTACCGATCGGCAACAACGCCAACGGCGCCGGGAACATCAACCCCTACAGCCAGATCGATACCCGCAACGTGTATTTCCAGTTCGGCAATGCACAGTGGGGCACGCTCAAATTCGGGCGTGACATCGGCCTGTTCGGCCAGAACGTGATCCTCTCCGACATGACCCTGCTCGGCGTCGGCGGCACCAGCAATGCCGGGATTCCCTATAACACCACCTTCGGCATGATCGGCCACGGCTACATGTACACCGGCTTCCAGCCGCAAATCACCTACAGCACGCCAAAACTGGGTGGCTGGCAAGCTGCTGCCGGAATTTTCCAGCCCTCGAATTTCGCCGGAGACCAGACCAGGACCCCTGGCTTCCAGGCTAAAGTCGATTACGACTGGGGCGGCCAACTGCCCGGCAAGGTGTGGACCGGACTGGTCTCGCAATCGACGCAGTGCACCCAGACGCCCTGCGCAACCCAATCCTTCACTGCAACCGGATTCGAACTCGGCGGCAAGGTCAAAATGGGTAATTTCGAAACCTTGGCCTATGCATTCAACGGCAAGGGGCTGGGCCTATCCACGGTCGGCGCACAGTTCTTCGGCGGCAGCAACAATGCCGGCAACAAGACCGATTCCCGCGGCTATTTTCTGCAAGGCACCTACCAATGGGGCAAAACCAAGGTTGGCCTGAATTTTGGCGAAAACCGCGACAAGGACGGCTTCGCCTTGACCGGAGCCGGCAGCAGCAATGAAATCCGTAATCGTGCCTACACCTTCGGGGTCTACCACGCGCTCAACAAGATGGTGACGCTGGTCGGCGAGGTGAATCAGGAACGGGTCAGCAACATTCTCGACAGCAACAAGGACAGTCGCAGCCGGACACTCTCGATCGGCGGCATTCTCTTCTTCTGA
- the rbfA gene encoding 30S ribosome-binding factor RbfA has translation MRKQAPRGFQRSERVAEQVRRDLADLIRTELKDPRVGMISLTEVELTPDYAHAKIFFTTLNAEHLEEIQRGLKRASGFLRRELGRRIHIHTLPELHFVYDNSLERGASLSQLIDQANAVSAADAEDGDATPQS, from the coding sequence ATGAGAAAGCAAGCTCCTCGCGGTTTTCAGCGGAGCGAACGGGTCGCGGAGCAGGTGCGCCGCGACCTCGCCGACCTGATCCGTACTGAATTGAAAGACCCGCGCGTCGGCATGATCAGCCTGACCGAGGTTGAGTTGACCCCGGATTACGCGCACGCCAAGATTTTCTTCACGACGCTCAATGCTGAGCATCTGGAAGAAATCCAGCGTGGTTTGAAGCGGGCCTCCGGTTTCCTGCGCCGTGAATTGGGGCGGCGCATCCATATTCACACCCTGCCGGAATTGCATTTTGTCTACGACAATTCCCTGGAGCGCGGTGCCAGCCTGTCGCAACTGATCGACCAGGCCAACGCGGTTTCTGCGGCCGACGCGGAAGACGGCGACGCGACCCCGCAGTCCTGA
- the rpsO gene encoding 30S ribosomal protein S15: MSMNAAVKAAIVADFAQSKGDTGSPEVQVALLTARINDLQPHFKEHTKDHHSRRGLLRMVSQRRKLLDYLKGTDVERYRNLITKLGLRK; encoded by the coding sequence ATGTCCATGAACGCCGCTGTCAAGGCAGCAATCGTTGCCGATTTCGCTCAGTCCAAGGGTGACACTGGTTCTCCCGAAGTTCAGGTCGCCCTGCTGACCGCCCGCATCAACGACCTGCAGCCGCACTTCAAAGAGCACACCAAGGATCACCACTCCCGCCGTGGTCTGCTGCGCATGGTTTCCCAGCGTCGCAAGCTGCTCGACTACCTGAAGGGTACCGATGTCGAGCGCTACCGCAACCTGATCACCAAGCTGGGTCTGCGCAAGTAA
- the hpnE gene encoding hydroxysqualene dehydroxylase HpnE, whose translation MSNGSRPSGSPRLRIAVIGGGWAGLAAAVEATAAGAEVTLFEAGRSLGGRARSLPLATADGPLTLDNGQHILLGAYRDTLALMRRVGADPERLLLRRPLQVLDNTGFSLRLPQLPAPLPATLATAWGLLGCSPVSLAEKLRTARWMLGVQLRGFRVEPEQSVATWLDAAGQHGRLRRHLWEPLCLAALNTPAERASAQRFAKVLRDSLGSTQRGATDLLLPRVPFGELLPEPAAHWLQTHGAQIRLGRRISQLHPGDGSIAVDGEPFAQVIVATAAQHAAKLWPETRVPQAWEPIATVYLRYPAKTRLPYPLHSLLGQSTAGQEIGAFWAVDRSQALNPAEQGIIAAVLSGHGDWCRLSDAQLHAAVCAELASLPGLPASAACLQIVREKRATFSCRPGQLAQSCASSHPRLFFAGDHTWSDYPATLEGAVRSGLRAARTVLAGPGNIG comes from the coding sequence TTGAGCAACGGCAGTCGACCGTCCGGCAGCCCACGACTGCGGATCGCGGTAATCGGCGGCGGCTGGGCCGGCTTGGCCGCCGCCGTTGAAGCGACGGCGGCCGGCGCGGAGGTCACCTTGTTCGAAGCCGGGCGCAGCCTTGGCGGCCGCGCCCGCTCACTGCCACTGGCCACCGCCGACGGCCCGCTGACGCTGGACAACGGCCAGCACATCCTGCTTGGCGCCTACCGCGACACCCTGGCCTTGATGCGCCGGGTTGGCGCCGACCCCGAGCGCTTGTTGCTGCGCCGGCCGCTGCAAGTACTCGACAATACTGGCTTCAGCCTGCGCCTGCCGCAATTGCCGGCCCCGCTGCCGGCGACGCTGGCCACCGCCTGGGGCCTGCTCGGCTGCAGCCCGGTCAGCCTGGCTGAAAAACTGCGCACCGCTCGCTGGATGCTCGGGGTACAACTGCGCGGCTTTCGCGTCGAACCCGAGCAAAGCGTTGCCACCTGGCTCGATGCCGCCGGCCAGCACGGCCGCCTGCGCCGCCATCTGTGGGAACCGCTCTGCCTGGCAGCACTCAATACGCCGGCCGAACGCGCCTCGGCGCAACGCTTTGCCAAGGTGCTGCGCGACAGCCTGGGCAGTACGCAGCGCGGCGCTACCGACCTGCTGCTGCCGCGCGTACCGTTTGGTGAATTGCTGCCGGAACCGGCGGCGCATTGGCTGCAAACGCACGGTGCACAAATCCGCCTCGGCCGACGGATCAGCCAACTTCACCCTGGGGATGGGAGCATTGCCGTCGATGGCGAGCCTTTCGCGCAGGTGATCGTGGCGACCGCCGCCCAGCACGCGGCCAAGTTGTGGCCGGAAACCCGCGTCCCCCAAGCCTGGGAGCCGATTGCCACGGTCTACCTCCGTTATCCGGCAAAAACCCGCCTGCCCTACCCGCTGCACAGCCTGCTCGGACAAAGCACAGCGGGCCAGGAAATCGGTGCCTTTTGGGCAGTCGACCGTAGTCAGGCACTCAACCCGGCAGAACAAGGGATCATCGCGGCCGTCCTCAGTGGCCACGGCGACTGGTGCCGACTGAGCGATGCGCAGTTGCATGCGGCGGTCTGCGCCGAACTGGCCAGCCTCCCCGGCCTGCCCGCCAGCGCCGCCTGCCTGCAGATTGTTCGCGAAAAACGCGCCACTTTCAGCTGTCGCCCCGGCCAGCTCGCTCAAAGCTGCGCCAGCTCCCACCCTCGCCTTTTTTTCGCCGGCGACCACACCTGGAGCGACTACCCGGCAACACTCGAAGGCGCAGTGCGCAGCGGCTTGCGCGCTGCCCGGACGGTGCTGGCTGGCCCTGGCAATATCGGGTAG